The genomic stretch tcggatgcatgacagaaaaatatttttgtagcttaatctatacaagatttgagggatgggtgtaacatattaattcggtcataaaatatgtttgtagctacaactacatgaagttggaataaaagtttaacacatttatagatgttcgattaattgtatgaatttttataaattaatttgtatgatttcaagataactatggttttgatttgctttgaaatcttttttcgtctctctcattgagtccatcaggttcaagagttcgtaactggtgcatccaaaatctctctcttttttgtcttccttgtgtatcccaattttgatttttctcaatgatttgaaatgtgatgttttcaaaatcatgtcctgctcttaaaaggtgtcttgtaattgggcagttcctttttttttgtataaaatgaccgatggttatttagtcggatgttaaatggggtttctgtttcaccaacatattgtaatttgcaagttccacacgttagaacataaatgcaattttgcgttttgcaatttgatgttataaatatgttgtaatttttctttgtgactgtgctgatGAACTGGGTTTCTATATTGGCGactttgcagcacttacaattgccccttccgcattgtttataacctccgattgttgatatctcccgtttagatactttggatgatactagaatatctttgaggttttttggtctgcggtaagccataacgggaggtgatggaaaaatctcgcttaaggaaggatcattttcaataagacgccagtgtttgtggacaattgatgaaatatttgtcagatgaggatgaaagctaacaacaaacgggattttatttgtctgggccgtcttttctttgtattcaagtaGGTTTGTTCGTTCTTTTTCGTTTGCTTTTCCGAAAGCTTCTGAAatacttttgttcttataacctcTTGATTTGAGTTGCTGTCTGAGTTGCCCTAAACGATGGTTTAACTTTGATTCCGATGAACAAATCCGTTTTAACCTGATGGCTTGGCTGTACGGAATGCTCCGggagcagtgtttcgggtgacaactcttcggagagagaaattggtgtttatcagtttttttggtGTGAAGGTCTGTTGTCATGACTCCGTTTTCTAAAGTTATGGTGGTGTCGAGAAAcgcaattttctcatttgaaacttCAGATGTGAACTTGATCGATTGATGAAAGTTGTTACAGAAATCGAGAAATTCTTGCAGGCGTTCTGCAGTTTCGTTCCATTTGATGTCGATGTCATCAATATAACGGAGCCAAGACAAGGGTTTGTATGGTACATTCGAAAGGATGCGTTCTTCGAGACTCCCCATGAAAATGTTGGCAAAAGAAGGTGCCATTTTGGTTCCCATACTGGTACCGTCAACCTGCAAGTAGTGCTGGTCGTTGAatacaaaattgttgttttcaagCACTAGTCTCAGCAACTGAACCAGACAGTCTGTTGGGGGATGTTTATCCTTACGATTGTTCCATACCTGTTCACAAGCGACTATTCCTTCATTTTTGGGAATATTTGTGTACAAAGAAGACACATCCATCGATACCAAAATTGTGTTGTTTGGTAAGGGGTTTAATGAAtccattttcttcaaataatctgTAGTATCTTGAATGTAAGATGGCATTGTTCTAACATGTGGTCTGAGATGGTAATCCACGAATTCAGATATTTTTTCGGTTGGATGGCCATTTGCAGATACTATCGGTCTTCCCGGAATCCCTTCTTTATGGAGTTTTGGGAGCAAGTAAAATCGACCGGCTGTGCAGGTTTCATCAGGTCGTAGATAGTCGTACGTGTCGTCATCAATATGTTTTTTGCTGTTCATGTCTGAAAGGACCTCAttaatttgtttacttatttcttttGTAGGATCACTTTCTAAAcgtttgtaaaattttgtatttgaaagctGACGATTCCCTTCTTCAATGTAGTCGGTTTTGTTGATCACTACAACTGCACTTCCTTTGTCTGCTTGTTTAATAACAATATCATCACggctttttaaattatttatggcCTGGCTTTCTTGTTCAGAGAGATTCCTTAAACGTTTGCCACTGACTGATGAttttacttcagttttaattGATGATATAAAGGTTTCTAAATTGTCGTTCTTACTCCTTGGTGGATTCCATTcgcttttctttttaaatcttgGGATGCACTTGTCCTCTTTATCACTCTCATATTCCGAATCATTCATTCCGGCTtcttgtaaggttttttgtgttgCCTATTAAAATGTTCTTTTAGGCGAAGGCGTCTAGCAAATTGATCCACATCTGTCTCCAGTTGTAGGCTGTTAATGTTTGCTGGTATAGGACAGAAGTTAAGACCTCTACTTAATAATTTTTCTTCGGAGTTGGTTAATTCTGTTGACGATAGATTAACAACTAAATTATTCTCCGCAGGTCGTGTCCGTTTTTTAAAACGTCTTTTTCTTGGTTGTTTTAACTTActctcttttaaaatattatttgtatcaaaatttgaaaattgtttaagaCCATCTCTGGCAAATTTATTTTGTTGCTTGGTTTTGTAATTTTGACTTTCTATTCTTTCAATATCGGATAATCTTTTCTT from Mytilus edulis chromosome 7, xbMytEdul2.2, whole genome shotgun sequence encodes the following:
- the LOC139482990 gene encoding uncharacterized protein, which encodes MNDSEYESDKEDKCIPRFKKKSEWNPPRSKNDNLETFISSIKTEVKSSVSGKRLRNLSEQESQAINNLKSRDDIVIKQADKGSAVVVINKTDYIEEGNRQLSNTKFYKRLESDPTKEISKQINEVLSDMNSKKHIDDDTYDYLRPDETCTAGRFYLLPKLHKEGIPGRPIVSANGHPTEKISEFVDYHLRPHVRTMPSYIQDTTDYLKKMDSLNPLPNNTILVSMDVSSLYTNIPKNEGIVACEQVWNNRKDKHPPTDCLVQLLRLVLENNNFVFNDQHYLQVDGTMSHIDCHNKVHNIHIIT